A stretch of the Bacillota bacterium genome encodes the following:
- a CDS encoding threonine/serine exporter family protein, which yields MEYDQLLESALQIGEGILCNGGEVYRVEESIKRIIKAYGIDSVEVFAIPSFIITTINTTDGQVHTKSKRIYSIDVNLEKVDLYNQLCRKIALEKMDYNEMQKQITTIENKKVYNLFLQILAGTLIGLSFTLLFGGDIRDALCSALSSALIKYSYISINRFHMNIFFTNIVSSTVSTAAAIILTGLGLGNSIDIILIGSLMNLVPGVAITNFMRDIMAGDLMSGLAKFTESFLIATAIALGTGFALSIFYLI from the coding sequence ATGGAATATGATCAGCTATTAGAAAGTGCATTGCAAATTGGGGAAGGAATACTTTGCAATGGCGGGGAAGTATACCGTGTTGAAGAATCTATAAAGCGAATCATTAAAGCATATGGAATTGATTCAGTTGAAGTTTTTGCCATCCCATCGTTTATAATAACTACTATAAATACGACAGATGGGCAGGTTCACACAAAATCTAAGCGTATATATTCAATTGACGTTAATTTGGAAAAAGTAGATTTATACAACCAGCTATGCAGAAAAATTGCGCTTGAAAAAATGGATTATAATGAAATGCAAAAACAAATTACCACAATTGAAAATAAAAAAGTCTATAATCTTTTTCTTCAGATTTTAGCCGGCACACTGATAGGGCTATCTTTTACGCTTTTATTTGGCGGTGATATAAGAGATGCTCTTTGTAGTGCTCTTAGCAGTGCACTTATCAAATATTCATATATCAGCATCAACCGGTTCCACATGAATATTTTCTTTACAAATATTGTGTCTAGTACGGTTTCTACGGCAGCAGCTATAATTTTAACAGGACTTGGGCTCGGCAACTCAATTGATATTATCCTGATAGGCTCCTTGATGAATCTGGTTCCGGGGGTTGCGATTACGAATTTTATGAGGGATATTATGGCCGGAGACTTGATGTCCGGACTTGCAAAATTCACCGAATCGTTTTTGATTGCAACAGCAATTGCACTAGGGACAGGTTTTGCGCTGTCTATATTTTATTTGATCTGA
- a CDS encoding CarD family transcriptional regulator — MYQVGDLIVYGNSGVCKIVNITTPEIHDINKEQLYYVLKPLYQECVIYTPVNNTKVFMRQIISAEEAEHLIDMIPTIQAEIYHNKNFTQLSEHYETYIKNYDCADLIELVMSIYDKRQLMVQQKRKLGQIDERFMKRAEELLYGELSAALNISIDKVPKYIEARVQTVIKKDDKN, encoded by the coding sequence ATGTATCAGGTGGGGGATTTAATTGTATATGGTAATTCAGGCGTGTGTAAGATTGTGAATATAACGACGCCGGAAATTCACGATATTAATAAGGAACAGCTTTATTATGTTCTTAAGCCGCTATATCAGGAATGTGTTATATATACTCCCGTTAATAATACAAAAGTATTTATGAGGCAGATTATTTCGGCAGAAGAAGCAGAGCATCTTATTGATATGATTCCAACAATTCAGGCTGAAATATATCACAACAAGAATTTTACACAGTTGTCCGAGCATTACGAAACTTATATAAAAAATTATGACTGTGCCGATTTAATTGAACTTGTAATGTCGATATATGACAAAAGACAACTAATGGTGCAGCAAAAGCGCAAACTTGGGCAGATTGACGAGAGATTCATGAAACGGGCAGAAGAGTTATTGTACGGCGAATTATCTGCCGCGCTTAATATTTCTATTGATAAAGTGCCGAAATATATTGAAGCGAGAGTTCAAACAGTCATAAAAAAAGACGACAAAAACTAG